The Brassica oleracea var. oleracea cultivar TO1000 chromosome C7, BOL, whole genome shotgun sequence sequence TGGTGATGCTAACTCACTTATCCCTTGGCTCAAAAACCTCTCTTCAAAGTCACCTTCCAAGCTTCCTTTCTTCAATGGAAACTCTATAAGCGCTCCCGTGACTCCACCATTGGCTCGAAGCCCTACTTATGATCAAGTTACAATCCCTGACTCTGGATGGCTCTCTGGAATGCAAACCCCACAGAGCGGACCATCTTCTCCTACTTTCAGCTTGGTTTCGAGAAACCCATTTTTCGACAAAGAGGCTTTTAAAATGGGAGATAGTAGTTCACCAATGTGGACTCCTGGACAAAGTGGAAACTGCTCTCCAGCTATTCCTGCTGGTGTTGATCAAAATTCTGATGTACCAATGGCTGATGGAATGGCGGCAGAGTTTGCGTTTGGAATGGTGAAGCCTTGGGAAGGAGAAAGGATACATGGAGAATGCGTTTCAGATGATTTAGAACTTACACTTGGAAACTCAAGAACCAGATGATGGTTTCAAAGAAGTATCAACGGCGTTTGCTACCTATCAACCTTCTTATCAAATTAATTCATCTCTTACTTTCCTTTCCATCTTTTGTCTGTTTTCTTTTTAATTCAGTGTGATGATAAAAGGTAAGAAAAAGAAACATTTCGAACTCTTTTTTCTTGTGGTCTTTTGACTGAAGTTGTAGTTAAATTTTATTTCATCTCTCCATGTTTTTTTAATTATTTGTAGAAAGTCGATTTGAGATTGGTAATGTTGTTATTATAGTGGAAAATTCATATAAAATATTGAAGCCAAATTGGACTTTTATAACCATTTTGAACGCGGGTTACGTTGAAATCTTTGTACTTTTGCATGTAAAAGATACCAGAAAACTTAGATTACGTTGAAAGGACCAAAGATATGTCCAGGAAGTCGTATGTTAAATTGTTAAGTAACGTAACCCAGTGGAAAAGTCAAGGAAAAGTGATGACCACATGTGCCTGATATTTTTATTTAACGGGATAATATGATTTTGGAATAAGTACATTAACTTCAACTTAACTGCATTTCTAATCCCCTATATATGTTAACCGAGGAACATTTGAAAAGATGTAACCACAATTTTGTAATAATTAAAAAGATCACTAGTTTATATGTCAATCAATTAGGTAGTTAATTAGTCTTATGTATCAGCTTCACATTGAAATTGAAAAACATGTTGGTCCAATTCGATTTTTATA is a genomic window containing:
- the LOC106301667 gene encoding BES1/BZR1 homolog protein 3-like; this translates as MTSGTRTPTWKERENNKRRERRRRAIAAKIFAGLRIHGTFKLPKHCDNNEVLKALCNEAGWTVEDDGTTYRKGCKPTDRMELMNGSTSASPCSSYQPSPRGSYNPSPSSSSFPSPTNPFGDANSLIPWLKNLSSKSPSKLPFFNGNSISAPVTPPLARSPTYDQVTIPDSGWLSGMQTPQSGPSSPTFSLVSRNPFFDKEAFKMGDSSSPMWTPGQSGNCSPAIPAGVDQNSDVPMADGMAAEFAFGMVKPWEGERIHGECVSDDLELTLGNSRTR